A portion of the Drosophila sechellia strain sech25 chromosome 2R, ASM438219v1, whole genome shotgun sequence genome contains these proteins:
- the LOC6609477 gene encoding sodium channel protein Nach, whose product MGHHEELKPEQVDLKVTPFVGSLRRTWSDFCATSSIHGLKYTRDEDTNKIVHLLWLLISLVMFICAVVMAHTFYMDYRSSPTRMNVESDHTPVNRLYFPPVTICPDVLFNMQKSEAFLNTLRLPQGAELRGILRKLHIFYGFMLDDERYSAEDIEQMEALLFLNNLTIPEFLEHLRWNCDEILYRCRFNGEIMDCSKIFQLSKTFFGHCCSFNLRQKGLNFTAQRAIGGLRYGLSVVLRYKDDSYDPLQSYSYGVKLLIQEADAFPSAHSAAKFIAFNSETFAAVRPQETFCSSAVKALTIEERNCVFQNEFPMRYFSDYVYPNCELNCRVTNMVKFCGCHTYFFAFNRTSNRICTFRDIPCLVDNFANIITRKKSTQCYCPLTCEHIDYNVQISNFPLELNMPVADKFYSGLAKNDGVLHVFINSFSYRRLRRDLLSNMVTLVSNLGSAFSLFVGMSMLSVVEVIYYFSVILRKNYKLECETRSQMLHKKPKFAWPKANDTHSKQQKSVFIIHKS is encoded by the exons ATGGGTCACCATGAGGAGCTGAAGCCGGAGCAAGTGGATCTGAAAGTAACCCCCTTTGTGGGCTCTCTGCGACGCACTTGGAGTGACTTCTGTGCCACCAGCAGTATCCATGGATTGAAATACACCCGCGATGAGGATACGAATAAGATTGTGCATCTGTTGTGGCTCTTGATATCGCTGGTGATGTTCATTTGTGCTGTTGTTATGGCGCACACCTTCTACATGGACTATCGCAGCAGTCCGACGCGTATGAATGTGGAAAGTGATCACACGCCGGTTAATAGACTCTACTTTCCACCTGTCACAATTTGTCCAGATGTACTCTTCAACATGCAAAAATCCGAGGCCTTTCTGAACACTCT GCGACTTCCACAAGGAGCCGAGTTAAGGGGCATTCTGCGCAAACTTCACATTTTCTACGGTTTTATGCTAGATGATGAACGCTATTCGGCGGAGGACATCGAGCAAATGGAAGCCCTTCTGTTCCTAAATAATCTCACAATTCCAGAATTTTTAGAACACTTACGCTGGAATTGTGACGAAATTCTCTATCGCTGTAGGTTTAATGGTGAAATAATGGATTGTTCCAAGATTTTTCAGCTATCCAAGACGTTTTTCGGCCATTGCTGTTCATTCAATTTGAGGCAAAAAGG TTTAAACTTTACTGCCCAACGAGCAATAGGTGGACTTAGATATGGACTGTCAGTGGTTTTGCGGTATAAAGACGACAGCTACGATCCATTGCAATCGTATTCATATGGCGTAAAGCTATTGATCCAGGAAGCAGATGCCTTTCCCAGTGCCCATTCTGCAGCTAAATTTATTGCCTTCAATTCAGAGACATTTGCTGCAGTTAGACCTCAAGAAACCTTTTGCTCTTCTGCTGTGAAAGCTTTAACCATCGAGGAGAGAAATTGCGTTTTTCAAAATGAGTTTCCCATGCGTTACTTTTCGGATTACGTATACCCTAACTGCGAGCTAAATTGTAGGGTAACGAATATGGTCAAGTTCTGCGGTTGTCACACGTACTTTTTTGCTTTTAATCGCACTAGCAATCGGATTTGTACTTTTAGAGATATTCCCTGTCTGGTGGATAATTTTG CTAATATAATTACAAGGAAGAAAAGTACCCAGTGCTACTGTCCGCTTACCTGTGAACACATTGATTACAACGTACAGATATCCAATTTTCCCCTGGAACTGAACATGCCGGTGGCCGATAAGTTCta TTCGGGCTTAGCCAAAAACGATGGTGTATTGCATGTTTTTATCAATTCGTTTAGCTATCGCCGATTGCGACGTGACTTGCTTTCCAATATGGTTACTTTGGTGT CTAATCTAGGCAGCGCCTTCAGTCTTTTTGTGGGCATGAGCATGCTCTCGGTGGTGGAAGTTATCTACTATTTTTCAGTAATTCTACGCAAGAACTACAAATTGGAATGCGAAACCCGCAGTCAGATGCTTCACAAGAAGCCGAAGTTCGCGTGGCCCAAAGCTAATGACACTCACAGTAAACAGCAGAAATCAGTTTTCATAATTCACAAATCGTAA
- the LOC6609476 gene encoding alpha-amylase-related protein, whose amino-acid sequence MFKFALTLTLCLAGSLSLAQHNPHWWGNRNTIVHLFEWKWSDIAQECESFLGPRGFAGVQVSPVNENIISAGRPWWERYQPISYKLTTRSGNEEEFGDMVRRCNDVGVRIYVDVLLNHMSGDFDGVAVGTAGTEAEPRKKSFPGVPYTAQDFHPTCEITDWNDRFQVQQCELVGLKDLDQSSDWVRSKLIEFLDHLIELGVAGFRVDAAKHMASEDLEYIYSSLSNLNIDHGFPHNSRPFIFQEVIDHGHETVSRDEYKDLGAVTEFRFSEEIGNAFRGNNALKWLQSWGTGWGFLPSGQALTFVDNHDNQRDAGAVLSYKSPRQYKMATAFHLAYPYGISRVMSSFAFDDHDTPPPQDAQERIISPEFDEDGACVNGWICEHRWRQIYAMVGFKNAVRDTEITGWWDNGDNQIAFCRGNKGFLAINNNLYDLSQDLNTCLPAGTYCDVISGSLIDGSCTGKSVTVNENGFGYIHIGSDDFDGVLALHVDAKV is encoded by the exons ATGTTCAAGTTCGCTTTGACCCTGACGCTCTGCTTGGCGGGCAGCCTTTCGCTGGCCCAGCACAATCCCCATTGGTGGGGCAATCGCAACACCATCGTCCACTTGTTCGAGTGGAAGTGGTCCGACATTGCCCAGGAGTGTGAGAGTTTTCTGGGACCCCGAGGATTCGCCGGCGTGCAAGTGAGCCCCGTTAATGAGAACATCATATCGGCGGGTCGTCCGTGGTGGGAGCGATACCAACCCATCTCGTACAAGCTGACCACTCGTTCTGGTAACGAGGAGGAATTCGGTGACATGGTGCGTCGTTGCAACGATGTGGGTGTTCGTATCTATGTGGATGTGCTGTTGAACCACATGTCCGGAGATTTTGACGGTGTGGCTGTGGGCACTGCCGGAACAGAGGCGGAACCCAGGAAGAAATCTTTCCCAGGAGTTCCATACACCGCACAGGACTTTCATCCCACCTGCGAGATTACCGACTGGAACGATCGCTTCCAGGTGCAACAATGCGAACTGGTTGGCCTCAAGGATCTCGACCAGAGCAGCGACTGGGTGAGAAGCAAGCTAATTGAGTTCCTGGATCACCTCATTGAACTGGGTGTTGCTGGTTTCCGGGTGGATGCCGCCAAGCACATGGCATCGGAGGATCTGGAG TACATCTACAGCAGCCTGAGCAACCTGAACATCGATCACGGATTTCCCCACAACTCCCGCCCCTTCATCTTCCAGGAGGTAATAGATCACGGTCACGAAACCGTGTCCCGTGATGAGTACAAGGACCTGGGTGCCGTCACCGAGTTCCGATTCTCCGAGGAGATTGGCAACGCCTTCCGTGGCAACAACGCACTGAAGTGGCTGCAGAGCTGGGGCACCGGTTGGGGATTCTTGCCCTCGGGTCAGGCTTTGACCTTTGTGGACAACCACGATAACCAGAGAGATGCGGGTGCCGTGCTAAGCTACAAGTCGCCCAGGCAGTACAAAATGGCAACCGCCTTCCATTTGGCCTATCCCTACGGCATCAGTCGGGTGATGAGCTCATTCGCCTTCGATGACCACGATACCCCGCCGCCGCAGGATGCGCAGGAGAGGATTATTTCGCCGGAGTTCGATGAGGATGGAGCCTGCGTGAATGGCTGGATTTGCGAGCACCGTTGGCGTCAGATCTACGCGATGGTGGGCTTCAAGAACGCCGTTCGGGATACGGAGATCACCGGTTGGTGGGACAATGGAGACAACCAGATCGCCTTCTGTCGCGGCAACAAGGGCTTCCTAGCGATCAACAACAACCTGTACGATCTGTCGCAGGATCTGAACACCTGTCTGCCCGCCGGAACGTACTGCGATGTGATTTCCGGCAGCCTGATCGACGGATCCTGCACCGGAAAATCGGTCACTGTGAACGAGAATGGTTTTGGCTATATCCACATCGGATCCGATGACTTCGACGGTGTTCTGGCCCTTCACGTGGATGCCAAAGTTTAA
- the LOC6609475 gene encoding serine-enriched protein isoform X3, translated as MPEALILPGMADAEPDLSTFENKTGLAEDMKFLASMPELCDVTFLVGDTREPVCAVKAVLASRSRVFAKMLYAAPSPQRKRETSTKENKLRLFLKRSSEPLLNLQNAAQQRTGYTQQLAPIPEPSGQQHQTLIIEEFEPDVFRQLIEYIHTGCVTLQPRTLLGVMNAADYYGLEELRRACAGFVQCCINVDTVCALLASAERYIQYKCTKTLVQKVLEFVDEHGTEVLNLGSFTLLPQHVVRLILAREELRADEFTKFQAALMWSKKYYDNNPNIDIKEILGTFCEYIQFHKIPANVLMREIHPLNLVPYAIIMNALAYQADPESIDPGKLSPNSSRQHHRHRHHHQSLPKIRKAKSQSFRTRRSPSERRSPNNAPNLTLNTSLTSGNGEKKRSPLTPKSPVMPVPESKSPGSSSQKTPTSLSRQGTLRASNRRKNSGQLSISLGTQGRRSPVGLNDRSPQGRRSPLFPSSGLRSPNDPMTSPTVRSPTGEPRRSSPTFSVHTQERRSPLGAVAPTDFGCQFGVPGTRRSPTSTVHVQDMATEPEEAGFVGLKRPSISLFTPIYFASEKRSPMGPIPPITVSNPAETYKSAEREREAAEAAAREREKEKEKEAAQPQEKKSVMREILAFVRKPSKHLSSRTNRFANAFTRAESGSSGGPLIRQSTFSASPAASSTAAKSAVQKQMSEVGFEPKISQKFTHYAKMSLRLRRSTKRDEEEKEKQKQSSASGSKRPSADLSQTNADQQVGGSSDELPFELANVHFEKVGESYIKHERLRELQEPEVVKEEDTEKDAEAEAETEVEQTDAAMAQFVEEVTNSLKVVALNGEGGTVAVHHFTRRSESREPIEPRISEERESDSNDLMIPDDMRAELVEILKAYPPEPVYVNLQALRRETEDADLAIAQAEAAALAAAEFAKKPLQCPTIEFEPPSRRSSFDPPRSPFLEQLRSPGVDTETDLINLQRLDSGGDSFELVESKWSKSSRGESSFDCPYSSRDTSFDVSISRYQSTSYEDQTSSFEIVDTDEKGQGRRAVDLRKSSIELVDAETFQRSGSSCGGRKSSLETHFDYTPTEGGGRSPSLPFPAMSKKQRTENFRQLHVSQFSAFSRARSPLSQQTSSNYSSRDSYDSSGSYPHGYGYPPEPQRSPYGDPSRKHFPLTVRQKGEEEREVRTFLCTDQRCASIFEPRPSSVLTQQLSTGSMSTPSGYTNGTPRVPGAAPVGPVPLPHPSAPLSSCGFSSGSEFEPPSPRRAASASPKHTFTFRIVMKKVDSSPEALCPERHRSRIIDRYRRRDSRRKRIHDAGKSF; from the exons ATGCCCGAGGCATTGATTCTACCCGGCATGGCTGACGCAGAGCCGGACCTCTCGACGTTCGAGAACAAGACGGGGCTGGCGGAGGACATGAAGTTCCTGGCCTCCATGCCCGAGCTGTGTGACGTAACCTTCCTGGTGGGCGATACCCGCGAACCCGTCTGCGCCGTCAAG GCTGTGTTGGCATCCCGATCTCGAGTGTTTGCCAAAATGCTCTATGCTGCCCCCTCGCCCCAGCGGAAGAGGGAAACCTCCACCAAGGAGAACAAGCTGCGCCTCTTTCTCAAACGCTCCTCGGAGCCCCTGCTCAATCTGCAGAATGCCGCACAACAG AGAACCGGTTATACCCAACAATTAGCTCCGATACCCGAG CCCTCAGGTCAGCAGCATCAGACGCTAATTATTGAGGAGTTTGAACCCGACGTGTTCCGCCAACTGATCGAGTATATTCACACGGGCTGTGTGACCCTCCAACCTCGCACTCTGCTgg GCGTCATGAATGCCGCTGATTACTACGGCCTCGAGGAACTGCGTCGTGCCTGTGCAGGATTTGTGCAGTGCTGCATCAATGTGGATACCGTATGCGCCCTGTTGGCCTCGGCCGAGCGTTACATTCAGTACAAGTGCACGAAGACCTTGGTTCAAAAGGTACTGGAGTTCGTGGATGAGCATGGAACCGAGGTACTGAACCTGGGCAGCTTCACGCTGCTGCCACAGCATGTGGTTCGCCTGATCCTGGCCAGGGAGGAGCTGCGGGCCGACGAATTCACCAAGTTCCAAGCGGCACTTATGTGGAGCAAGAAGTATTATGATAACAATCCG AACATCGATATTAAGGAGATCCTGGGCACGTTCTGCGAGTACATCCAGTTCCATAAGATACCGGCCAATGTGCTGATGCGGGAGATCCATCCGTTAAACCTCGTTCCGTATGCCATCATCATGAATGCGCTGGCTTACCAG GCAGACCCAGAAAGCATCGACCCCGGAAAGCTGTCTCCCAACTCTAGCCGA caacaccaccgCCACCGTCACCACCACCAGTCGCTGCCCAAGATCCGGAAAGCCAAGTCGCAGTCCTTCCGCACGCGACGCAGTCCCTCGGAGCGACGAAGTCCCAATAATGCACCCAATCTGACTCTGAATACCTCGTTGACCTCCGGAAATGGAGAGAAGAAACGCAGCCCCCTGACGCCGAAGAGTCCGGTCATGCCAGTGCCGGAGTCCAAAAGTCCGGGCAGCAGTTCCCAGAAGACGCCCACATCGCTTTCGCGCCAGGGCACACTCCGGGCATCTAATCGCCGGAAGAATAGCGGACAGCTCTCCATATCGCTGGGCACTCAGGGCAGACGAAGTCCTGTGGGTCTCAACGATCGCAGTCCCCAAGGACGCCGGAGTCCGCTCTTCCCGAGCAGCGGATTGAGGTCACCGAACGATCCGATGACTAGTCCCACAGTCAGAAGTCCAACTGGGGAGCCCCGAAGAAGTAGTCCCACTTTCAGCGTGCACACGCAGGAACGTCGATCGCCGTTGGGAGCAGTGGCTCCCACAGACTTCGGCTGCCAATTCGGAGTTCCGGGTACCCGAAGGAGTCCCACATCCACGGTTCACGTCCAAGACATGGCCACTGAACCAGAAGAAGCGGGTTTCGTTGGCCTCAAGCGGCCTTCGATAAGCCTCTTCACACCCATATATTTCGCCAGTGAGAAGCGTTCGCCCATGGGCCCGATACCCCCGATAACCGTATCCAATCCCGCCGAGACTTACAAGAGTGCGGAACGAGAACGGGAGGCAGCGGAGGCCGCTGCTCGGGAAAGGGaaaaggagaaggaaaaggaggCAGCCCAGCCGCAGGAGAAGAAGAGCGTGATGCGTGAGATCCTGGCCTTTGTGAGGAAGCCCTCTAAGCATCTGAGCAGCCGAACCAACCGCTTTGCAAATGCCTTCACCCGAGCGGAATCCGGATCCTCCGGTGGTCCTCTCATCCGGCAGAGCACCTTCTCAGCCAGTCCAGCGGCATCCTCTACGGCCGCCAAGAGCGCTGTCCAAAAGCAAATGTCCGAGGTTGGCTTTGAGCCGAAGATATCCCAGAAATTCACCCACTACGCCAAGATGTCCCTGAGGCTCAGGAGGTCGACGAAACGCGACGAGGAGGAAAAggagaagcagaagcagagtTCAGCTTCCGGATCCAAAAGACCCAGTGCTGACTTAAGTCAGACCAACGCAGATCAACAGGTAGGTGGATCGTCGGACGAACTGCCCTTCGAGCTGGCCAATGTCCACTTCGAGAAGGTAGGTGAGTCCTATATAAAGCATGAGAGGCTCCGTGAATTGCAAGAACCAGAGGTAGTAAAGGAAGAGGACACAGAAAAGGATGCGGAAgcggaagcggaaacggaGGTGGAACAAACCGATGCCGCCATGGCCCAGTTCGTGGAGGAGGTCACCAATTCCCTTAAAGTGGTGGCCCTCAACGGAGAAGGCGGAACAGTTGCAGTGCATCACTTCACACGACGATCGGAGAGCCGAGAACCCATAGAGCCGCGAATCAGCGAGGAACGGGAATCAGATTCCAATGACCTAATGATACCAGATGACATGCGCGCCGAGCTGGTAGAGATCTTGAAAGCCTATCCCCCAGAACCAGTTTATGTGAATCTGCAGGCACTGCGGCGAGAGACCGAAGATGCGGATCTGGCCATCGCCCAAGCTGAAGCCGCAGCTTTGGCGGCAGCCGAGTTCGCAAAGAAGCCGCTCCAGTGTCCTACCATCGAGTTTGAGCCGCCGTCGCGCCGCTCCTCCTTCGATCCGCCGCGTTCTCCTTTTTTGGAGCAACTCCGCAGTCCCGGGGTGGACACGGAAACCGATCTCATAAACCTACAGCGTCTGGATTCGGGGGGCGACAGCTTCGAGCTGGTGGAGAGTAAGTGGAGCAAGTCCAGTCGGGGGGAGTCCAGTTTCGATTGCCCCTATTCGTCCAGGGATACCAGCTTTGACGTTTCCATTTCCCGGTACCAGTCCACTAGCTACGAGGATCAGACCTCCAGCTTTGAGATTGTAGATACCGATGAAAAAGGCCAGGGCAGACGAGCCGTTGATCTGAGGAAGAGCTCCATTGAGCTTGTGGATGCGGAGACCTTCCAAAGATCTGGCTCCTCCTGCGGAGGCCGCAAGTCCTCGCTGGAGACTCACTTTGACTACACACCCACCGAGGGCGGTGGTCGATCGCCCAGCCTTCCGTTTCCGGCGATGAGCAAGAAGCAGCGCACGGAGAATTTCCGCCAGCTGCACGTCTCCCAATTCAGTGCCTTCTCCCGGGCACGCAGTCCGCTGTCCCAGCAGACTTCCTCGAACTATAGCTCCAGGGATAGCTACGACTCCAGTGGGTCATATCCCCACGGCTATGGCTATCCCCCGGAACCCCAGAGAAGTCCATACGGGGATCCCAGTCGCAAGCACTTTCCCCTGACTGTCCGGCAAAAAGGCGAGGAGGAGCGAGAGGTGCGCACCTTCCTCTGCACTGATCAGAGATGTGCCTCCATCTTCGAGCCGCGACCCAGTTCCGTGCTTACCCAGCAGCTGTCCACCGGGTCCATGTCCACCCCATCGGGCTATACAAACGGCACGCCCAGAGTTCCTGGTGCTGCTCCGGTCGGACCGGTTCCCCTGCCGCACCCCAGCGCTCCGCTCTCCTCCTGCGGCTTCTCCAGCGGCAGTGAATTCGAGCCACCGTCACCGAGACGAGCGGCCAGCGCTTCGCCCAAGCACACCTTCACATTCCGCATCGTGATGAAGAAGGTGGACAGCTCGCCGGAGGCATTGTGCCCGGAAAGGCATCGCTCGAGGATTATAGATCGTTACAGGAGGCGCGACAGTCGCCGGAAGCGCATCCATGATGCGGGAAAGAGCTTCTAG
- the LOC6609475 gene encoding serine-enriched protein isoform X2 → MPEALILPGMADAEPDLSTFENKTGLAEDMKFLASMPELCDVTFLVGDTREPVCAVKAVLASRSRVFAKMLYAAPSPQRKRETSTKENKLRLFLKRSSEPLLNLQNAAQQPSGQQHQTLIIEEFEPDVFRQLIEYIHTGCVTLQPRTLLGVMNAADYYGLEELRRACAGFVQCCINVDTVCALLASAERYIQYKCTKTLVQKVLEFVDEHGTEVLNLGSFTLLPQHVVRLILAREELRADEFTKFQAALMWSKKYYDNNPNIDIKEILGTFCEYIQFHKIPANVLMREIHPLNLVPYAIIMNALAYQTQKASTPESCLPTLAE, encoded by the exons ATGCCCGAGGCATTGATTCTACCCGGCATGGCTGACGCAGAGCCGGACCTCTCGACGTTCGAGAACAAGACGGGGCTGGCGGAGGACATGAAGTTCCTGGCCTCCATGCCCGAGCTGTGTGACGTAACCTTCCTGGTGGGCGATACCCGCGAACCCGTCTGCGCCGTCAAG GCTGTGTTGGCATCCCGATCTCGAGTGTTTGCCAAAATGCTCTATGCTGCCCCCTCGCCCCAGCGGAAGAGGGAAACCTCCACCAAGGAGAACAAGCTGCGCCTCTTTCTCAAACGCTCCTCGGAGCCCCTGCTCAATCTGCAGAATGCCGCACAACAG CCCTCAGGTCAGCAGCATCAGACGCTAATTATTGAGGAGTTTGAACCCGACGTGTTCCGCCAACTGATCGAGTATATTCACACGGGCTGTGTGACCCTCCAACCTCGCACTCTGCTgg GCGTCATGAATGCCGCTGATTACTACGGCCTCGAGGAACTGCGTCGTGCCTGTGCAGGATTTGTGCAGTGCTGCATCAATGTGGATACCGTATGCGCCCTGTTGGCCTCGGCCGAGCGTTACATTCAGTACAAGTGCACGAAGACCTTGGTTCAAAAGGTACTGGAGTTCGTGGATGAGCATGGAACCGAGGTACTGAACCTGGGCAGCTTCACGCTGCTGCCACAGCATGTGGTTCGCCTGATCCTGGCCAGGGAGGAGCTGCGGGCCGACGAATTCACCAAGTTCCAAGCGGCACTTATGTGGAGCAAGAAGTATTATGATAACAATCCG AACATCGATATTAAGGAGATCCTGGGCACGTTCTGCGAGTACATCCAGTTCCATAAGATACCGGCCAATGTGCTGATGCGGGAGATCCATCCGTTAAACCTCGTTCCGTATGCCATCATCATGAATGCGCTGGCTTACCAG ACCCAGAAAGCATCGACCCCGGAAAGCTGTCTCCCAACTCTAGCCGAGTGA
- the LOC6609475 gene encoding serine-enriched protein isoform X1: MPEALILPGMADAEPDLSTFENKTGLAEDMKFLASMPELCDVTFLVGDTREPVCAVKAVLASRSRVFAKMLYAAPSPQRKRETSTKENKLRLFLKRSSEPLLNLQNAAQQRTGYTQQLAPIPEPSGQQHQTLIIEEFEPDVFRQLIEYIHTGCVTLQPRTLLGVMNAADYYGLEELRRACAGFVQCCINVDTVCALLASAERYIQYKCTKTLVQKVLEFVDEHGTEVLNLGSFTLLPQHVVRLILAREELRADEFTKFQAALMWSKKYYDNNPNIDIKEILGTFCEYIQFHKIPANVLMREIHPLNLVPYAIIMNALAYQADPESIDPGKLSPNSSRVRRARQNQGRSMSVQSSLDPYGSNTTLSSSGSSDPTSGPHHSN, from the exons ATGCCCGAGGCATTGATTCTACCCGGCATGGCTGACGCAGAGCCGGACCTCTCGACGTTCGAGAACAAGACGGGGCTGGCGGAGGACATGAAGTTCCTGGCCTCCATGCCCGAGCTGTGTGACGTAACCTTCCTGGTGGGCGATACCCGCGAACCCGTCTGCGCCGTCAAG GCTGTGTTGGCATCCCGATCTCGAGTGTTTGCCAAAATGCTCTATGCTGCCCCCTCGCCCCAGCGGAAGAGGGAAACCTCCACCAAGGAGAACAAGCTGCGCCTCTTTCTCAAACGCTCCTCGGAGCCCCTGCTCAATCTGCAGAATGCCGCACAACAG AGAACCGGTTATACCCAACAATTAGCTCCGATACCCGAG CCCTCAGGTCAGCAGCATCAGACGCTAATTATTGAGGAGTTTGAACCCGACGTGTTCCGCCAACTGATCGAGTATATTCACACGGGCTGTGTGACCCTCCAACCTCGCACTCTGCTgg GCGTCATGAATGCCGCTGATTACTACGGCCTCGAGGAACTGCGTCGTGCCTGTGCAGGATTTGTGCAGTGCTGCATCAATGTGGATACCGTATGCGCCCTGTTGGCCTCGGCCGAGCGTTACATTCAGTACAAGTGCACGAAGACCTTGGTTCAAAAGGTACTGGAGTTCGTGGATGAGCATGGAACCGAGGTACTGAACCTGGGCAGCTTCACGCTGCTGCCACAGCATGTGGTTCGCCTGATCCTGGCCAGGGAGGAGCTGCGGGCCGACGAATTCACCAAGTTCCAAGCGGCACTTATGTGGAGCAAGAAGTATTATGATAACAATCCG AACATCGATATTAAGGAGATCCTGGGCACGTTCTGCGAGTACATCCAGTTCCATAAGATACCGGCCAATGTGCTGATGCGGGAGATCCATCCGTTAAACCTCGTTCCGTATGCCATCATCATGAATGCGCTGGCTTACCAG GCAGACCCAGAAAGCATCGACCCCGGAAAGCTGTCTCCCAACTCTAGCCGAGTGAGGCGTGCGCGTCAGAACCAAGGTCGCTCGATGTCGGTCCAGAGCTCCCTAGATCCGTACGGATCGAACACCACCCTCAGTtccagcggcagcagcgacCCGACGAGTGGACCGCACCACAGCAACTAA